The Gemmatimonadota bacterium DNA segment GGAGATGCAAGCTGAGCTGCCAGAACACGCAGGAAAGGCGTGACGCCGTTGTCTCTGGGCATCGGGACCAACGAACACTGGGCCCCCATGAGCATGTAGGGCTCCACACCGATTCGTCCGCCTGGTGACCCGACAAGGGAGAACACCGCGCTTTCCAGCGGCGACGTACCACTACCGGTGAAAGAGAGCGGTGGCCCCACGAGGGCGCCCTCCGGTAGTAGGCCGGTGTCAATCCCACGACGAATCAGGACCCTCATCGTGTCCACGGCGGGAGCCACGCTGACAGCGACGAGGTCGTGAACACCGGTCGGTGGCCCTGAGACAGCTGCTGTCCCTCCAAAGGGTCCCGAGAATACACCGCCAATGCTCGTGGTAACGGCCCCGCCTAGCAGGCTCGGCGCCTGCACAGCAAGCGTCTTGAAGGTCGGCTCAGGATTCGCACGCTCCGGCAACTCACAGAGCAGGTACGGATCGAGAGACGACAACCGGGCGCGGGTCTCATAGACCACACTCGTCCACCGATACCTCAGATCGAGGGTGCTGGAGTACGCAATGCCGACCGTCGCGGCGGTTGCATTGAAGCGGTAGACTCCCGCCTGTCCCTGTACCACTATCCAAGGCGACGTGGGACCGTCTTGCACAGCAAACCACCCGCCTTGGTACTGGCACGCGCGCAGGTCCACCGTGGTGTTGAACGCGGGCGCCTGAACTGTCACGCTGAGCGTTGTCGTCTGATCGGGAAAGGGCGGCGCCGAGGCTCGAACGGTGATGTCGTAAGTGCCGGGAACTGCCGCCACCGCGACCACGCTCAGGATCGCGCTGTCTGCCACCACAGACGCCGGGTTGAATGCAACCGTCAGGCCTGCGGGCGCCCCACTCGCACCAAGCTGGATGGGTTGGTTGAGGCCACTTCTCGCTACCCGGAGGATCGTGTTCCCGCTTGGGCCACCTTGAGCAACAGTGAGGGTCCGCGATCCAAGTGAAATCGCAAACGAAGCAGCGGAGACAGTGACTGAGAGAGCCGTGGTCACTGGCGGAATACCAGCTCCCGTCGCACGAACGATGAGCGGATAGGTTCCGGGGGCAACGCTCGCCACCACGGTCAGCGTCAAGAGCGATGTCTGTTGACCTGTCGTCGCACCCTGCAGTGGCGCGAAAGTACCCGTGATGCCAGCGGGTGGAGCATCCAGGCTCAGCGTCAGGGCACCGGAGAAGTTCGTCCGAGTGACGGTGATGGTACTTGAACCAGTTCCTCCCTGAGGGACCGCAGCGGCCGATGCTGCCAAGGCAATTGACGCGGGGGCAGTCACGGTGACGGTTGCGCTTGCCGAGGCGCTCCCGGATGCCGCAGTGATCGTCGCCGTCCCTGGCGAGACTGCAGTGACCGTGGCCGAAAGGCCACCTCCGCTGACCGTGGCCACAGTCTGTGAGTTGCTCGTCCAGCTCACAGCAGCTGAGGTCGAAGTACTCCCGTCGCTCATCGTCACGGTCGTTTGCAGCTGGCCCGTTGCGCCGACAAGGAGGCTCAAGCTCGTCGGCGCTACCGAGACCGTCGCTACCGTCGGTGCGGGAGGAGCGCTCACCGGCTCCCCCCCCCCACAGGCGGTCAGGATGACCAGCAAGGTGGCAAGGCCTGCGAGAAGCGAGCGGCAGAAAGGACGGGAGGCCATGGAAGCCGGGGTTGGAAGGTGATCGACCGTAGTTGCGAGATCCCCCGCTGCAGCTGTCACGATCTGTTCGGAATCGATCTGTAAGAACCGGGAACCCGGGGTCGTTCAAGGGATAGATCCCCCTCCCGCCTCCTCTTCATTGCCACGCTCATCGGATGCAGCATGAGTGAACCGACTCGTCGCCCTGGCAGGGTACTGCGCCCGACCTCGTCGCCGATTTCCCCTTTGACAGCGATGCATCCGATCGCAGCGGGAACGGCCTCCGCGTGATCGTCTGCACTGTTGTGAATCGAGACCTTGGGACGGCTGGCATAGCAGATGACCCTGACTGCCTCAACCGGCGGTTCACGCAATACGTCGAAAGAACTCAGGAGGAACTCGGATGAAAGTTCGTCATCGGGCCCGTGTCAGCGTGATCAGTCTGGTACTCGCCTGCTCCGGCGGCGGCACGGTCGTTACCCCACCGCCGCCCCCCCCATCCATTGTCTCGGTCTCCATAAGCCCGGGGAACGTCGTACTCACCGGCCCCGGCGCCACGAGCGCGCTCAGCGCGCAGGTCGTCACCACCGCGGGGATCGTCGCGAATCCCACGCCGGGGATTGCCACCGTGGTCGGGAGCGGAACGGCGGCCACTGTCACCTCGGTCGCACCCGGGACCACGACGGTGCGCGCCACGTCGGGAGGCGTGACCGGGACCACGGCGGTCCTCGTCCAACCGGCGGCCTCGCTGGCGATTGTCGCCTCGCCGCTTTCCGTGGCGCAGGGAACCAGCGGCACCACCACCGCCGTCGTGACACGCACCAGCTTCACTGGCCCACTCGCCGTCACCATCGATCCCCTCCCTGCGGGGATCACTGCAGCGGTGTCACCAGGCCCCATCACCAGTGGCAACATCGAGACGCACACCCTGACCCTCACGGTGGTGTCTGCCATGACAACGGGGACCTATCCGGTCACCGTGCGCGCCTCGGGAAGCGGCGTGACGGCGGTGAGCTTCACCTTCAACCTCGTCGTGATCAACGGCGCCGCCCCCACCACCACCTTCCATGGCACCTGGACGGGCACGGGAGTACAAACCAGTCCCAACATCACGTGGAACGTGCTGTTGACCTACGCCGGCGGCCCGATCGGGAGCGTGGTCGCCACCGTTGCATATCCATCGTTAACCTGTGGAGGGACGTGGACCTTGCGGAGCCAGGGCGCGGACTCGCTCCGCGTGCGCGAGACGATCACTTTCGGCAACTGCTTCGATAGCGACTACACGGTGCGCATCACCCCCAACGGCCAGCTAGACTTCCGCGGCACCGCCGTCGCCTTTCCCATCGCCATCGCGGGCACCCTCACCCGCGCCTCCGCTCCCACGGGACCGTCGCTCGGCGCCTTCGCCACCATGTGGCGCGGGTTGCGCCTCCCCTACAACAACACAGCGGAACACAACTTCGACCTCGGCCTCGTGGATGGCCCGGTCGGGGCGATCGTCGGCAGCTCGGCCTACCCCTCTCTCTCCTGCGGCGGTCCTGTCCGCCTCACACGCGTCACAGCAACGGAAATAGACGTCGTCGAGCAGGTGACCTACGGGAGCTGCACCTCGGGCGACACCCTCACGATCTCCCGCAACTCTACCCCCGCAAGCGGGATGATGGTGCGATGGCGGCGGGAACGCGTCACCAAGCACGGGCGCCACCAACGTCTACTCGGCGGCGCTTCCCGCAGGCGCCGGCCGATCCCGGAATCCCGACCGCCACCGTCTCGACCGGTCAGGTTGTCCTGTCCTGGACCGACCGGAGCAACACGGAGGCGGGCTTCATTGTCGAGCGTGCGAGCGGAACCGGCGCTTTCCTCCCCGCCGGCATCGTCCTGGAGAACACCGGGACCTTCGTCGACCAAGGGGCAACCGCCGGCACCCGGTACACCTACCGGATTCGCGCGATGAACGCCCGCGGCCTCGCCCTGAGCGCCAGCACCGTGAGCGTCACCGCGCAGTGAGGGCTCCGTCTGCCGTCCCCTCCCCCACCAGCCAATCCCGCCGATACTCCCCCCCTCGGCGGGCCCCGCCCCCTACACTTGGTCGACCCTTGTGAATAAATTCACAATGCCCGCAGGGCCCTGCGGGACTACGACCTGACTCTGTACGGCTCTGGAGGCCTTCAGACAATGCGTTTCCACGGAATTGCGCTCTTCGCTGGTGCTGCGCTCCTCGCCGCTTGCGGCGGCAGTGAACTCCGCCAGCCGACACCCCGGCGCCGGCGCCGGAAGTCACCCCCGCGGCCGCCACCGGCACCGCGACTGCTGCCCCGATCACCGGCACGACCCACACCGTCAACATGGTTGGCGACGACAAGGGCTATCGCTTTGAGCCCGCCACGTTGACTGTCGCCCCGGGCGACGGCATCAGCTTCGTCATGGTTTCCGGCGGCCCACACAACGTCGCGTTCGACGCCGCCACCATCCCGGAAGCGGTCAAGGGGCAGCTGCAGGCCAACATGCCGAACTCGGCTGACTTCTCGTCGCCGATGATGATGAATGCCAACGAGACCTGGACGGTCTCCATGGGGAACATCCCGGCCGGCACGTACGGCATCATCTGCACGCCGCACCTCGCGATGGGCATGAAGATGGACCTGATCGTCAAGTAACACGTTGCGTCCCGGGCTCGACCCGGGACCGAGTGTCTTGATGTCCTGAAGGAGCAAACGGGGATGCCACGACGGCATCCCCGTTT contains these protein-coding regions:
- a CDS encoding Ig-like domain-containing protein: MASRPFCRSLLAGLATLLVILTACGGGEPVSAPPAPTVATVSVAPTSLSLLVGATGQLQTTVTMSDGSTSTSAAVSWTSNSQTVATVSGGGLSATVTAVSPGTATITAASGSASASATVTVTAPASIALAASAAAVPQGGTGSSTITVTRTNFSGALTLSLDAPPAGITGTFAPLQGATTGQQTSLLTLTVVASVAPGTYPLIVRATGAGIPPVTTALSVTVSAASFAISLGSRTLTVAQGGPSGNTILRVARSGLNQPIQLGASGAPAGLTVAFNPASVVADSAILSVVAVAAVPGTYDITVRASAPPFPDQTTTLSVTVQAPAFNTTVDLRACQYQGGWFAVQDGPTSPWIVVQGQAGVYRFNATAATVGIAYSSTLDLRYRWTSVVYETRARLSSLDPYLLCELPERANPEPTFKTLAVQAPSLLGGAVTTSIGGVFSGPFGGTAAVSGPPTGVHDLVAVSVAPAVDTMRVLIRRGIDTGLLPEGALVGPPLSFTGSGTSPLESAVFSLVGSPGGRIGVEPYMLMGAQCSLVPMPRDNGVTPFLRVLAAQLASPAYGSVFAAPHRLSPPSRPYTGSYHQAQGSNLVSTTAVTGIPTTLLRGGELRATHIVRQDRFTAFDLTGEEQSLWEVYAGATRGSYVLPSAMPAITPGILPGNGYRRLRFSYSLPSDLADAAFVRYAGSSDLNILSMRVSRGVLGSAAVDLTTPDFAGLPGWLDSWGPHGTANYEIRGESDTRPTYCAPGRMAISSRYGIS